The genomic region AACtgttcatttttacatatttatctggTGACTTGATCCCTTGCTTAAATACTTCAAGCGTTGGTTCTCAGAGACCTCTACATTCAAAATGTGGATCATCTCAAGGCTTGGCTTGAAGACAAACTCagagttttatttctcattcactgATGTGAAGAAAACTTCAGTCTTTACCCAATTAAATTGAGTGTGTAAGAAATTGTGcttatgtatgtgtacataaatGACAAAGGAAATTTTTAGAGAGCCCAAATGACCAAGTGACAGGAGCATAGGGGATTGGAGAAGGAGTTGTGTGTTGAGATGTTTTAGAATTCTTGAACAGGATGAAAATCCTATTAAATTGAAGTCACTAGTGAGCTCTCATAGCCAGTTGCATGGGAGGGTGAATGGGTACACTTCTTGTTCAAAGTTGCTGTTGTGAGTGAGTTTTTACTCTGGTTCTATGTTATCTCAATGGGTGGTTGATGGAAATTAtagggatgaggaggaagagacagagcacCCACTCTTGGATACCATAGAACTTTCCATTACCACAGTGTGTAGTGACACTGTTACCAGTGGGAGGTGTACCAATGGATGCCCCCAGGTACTAATAGACTTTTACCATTAGGTATCGATTTGTTTCTCCTACCTGGTTCCAAAACTCCAGAGCTTCCACCTTCACTCAGCCTAGACATAGCCTTTCTGAATCCTTCTTTGCCACCTTCATTTGTTGGGGAACACCTCCTGTTTCTTCAAAAGGACCTGTCCtacttctttcttccccctcatcTGTGTTTCTTAAAGAGATTTTCAATAGTGAAGAGTCCATGTTCTCTGGTATCCAAGGTTATAGTATATAAAGATGCAGGTGGATAAGGGGGAAAGAGAATCACACAGGATGATCCACCATCCAGTCTCCCCTTTGACATTCTATGCCTTTGCTCTCGGAACATCCTGCGAGACACTGAAACCTACAAGTCCCTATCTCATAGTTTGTGTGATTGCACTTGGGTATCAGGTCTCATTCCTAAGTAAGGACATGGAATCATTAACAAGACATTGGACTAATTTATTCACCTCTTCTGGccattcttcctcttcctaaaaCAAGTGGCTTTGTCCCTTCAATATTAATGATGTGATGACTCATAACCCTGTTTCCTTTGGCCCTAGTTTTGCCTGCCTTAAGTCTGTATTTAACTCCAGGCACCAGGGAAAATTGTGATATGATCATGTTACATGTCACAGGTCCTACGTGGCCCCTATCCTTTATCCATTGTTTTTTTCAAGGTTCCCAGAGATGTGGTCCCTGTGCATCTCCAACCTCATTTTCACTGTTCCCATGTCCCACCTTGTGCTTCAGCAGATTGCTAAGAGCACTCTGTCCCATGCTGCTTTTTCTGTATGGACCTTTTCCCTTGCTACCTTCTGTGCCAGATAAGCCCAGACTCAATCATCAACCTGACAACTCCTTGCCCAGGGATCTCTTCCTCCAGGAATGCCCCCCCTGACTCCATCACTTCAGGCTAAATTTGGGGCTCCTTTCTGTACTTCACTTTGCAGACTGCCTTTATCTTAGCATTTAATTCACTGTATTACAATGTTAGGTTTCTGCATCCATTAATGTCTCTGAGGTGGGGTTCCTTAGGACAAAACCACATCATTAATCATTTTATCCCCAACAGCTAACACTTAGCCTATCCCAAAGATGCCCTTCTTGCTCTGGAcactagaaacaaaagaaacagaaaacaaacatgtatttggtacatgaagaaaggggaaagtaTAAATGACAAGTGGTTGTATCCTCCACTTTTAATTTCTAACCTCTGGTTCTAAGATAAAATGTTTCTGATGTGTGGGAAACTCTTCTTAAGATGCACGCTGTTCCTCATTTCCATCACCCGTTTGAATCACCATCCAGCGCCTATaggaaatgaaattgttttcctaGATTCTAATCCAGTTGATGATGTTAATGCACACAACATACTCCAGGAAATAACCATAATTGTGGGCATTTCCTGTGCATTCTCTGATATACTGCCCAACAGAACAGATCTGAAGGCAAGAAAGTAAGCCACACTTACTAGAGGTCAAGGGAATCTTTTACAAACTGTCATAATTTAAAGATGAGTCATGATTCTCTCACCAGAACTCAGCAGAGATGCTTGCAAACTGCTCACCCCACCAAGGGTCAGAACAAAGATGTTCATTCATAGTTAATCAATTTGCCTCTGATGTGATCTTTTTTATCATTCCAGAAACACTATCTGCTTTGGGGTTTTtgtgagttttctctttttgagatAAAATTGGCATGCaacataatattagtttcaggtgtgcaacataatgattcaatatattgcacatatggggtgcctgagtggctcagttggttaaatgtctgccttcagctcaggtcatgatcccaagggtcctgggattgagccgcacatcaggctccctgcttggtgggggcctgcttcttcctctccctgtggagctccccctgcctgtgttcaatctctctctctctctcaatctctctgtcaaataattaaataaagcataacaaatagcatggaggacatggggagttagagaggagaagggagttggggtaaattggaaggggatgtgaaccatgagagactatggactctgaaaatcaatctgagggttttaaaggggcagagggtgggaggtcggggtaccaggtggtgggtattatagagggcacggattgcatggagcactgggtgtggtgcaaaaataatgaatactgttatgctgaaaataaataaaaaataaattttaaaaaattattatatatatttgtgtgtgtgtgtgtgtgtatatatatatatatatgtaatatagcACATATAATATTTGATGAATTACCAAAATAATTCCAGTTAACATCTGCCAATACACAGttacaaaaaaaactttttcttatggaaacttttttaagactttatttgtttatttatttgacagagagagcgagagcacaagcagaggaattgtaggcagaggaagatggagaagtaggttccccgctgagcaaggagccctttgctggacttgatcccagactcctgggatcacgaactgagctaaaggcagacacttcactgacgaAGCTACCCACCGAGTGAAGAGCACCACTGAGGATATGACTCAAAATTCTGTTTGTGACCTTAGTAGTGTTTTATCTTATGGTACTCAGGTTATGATGGTACTGATCTTATGGTACTTATGGTACTGAAATGGTTGAAACCGTGACACCTATGTTTTCATTAGACATTTTCACCAATATTTAAGTTCATAGATGAAAGATATTTTGTCAAGCAATAATAATGTCCGGGAAGCATCTGGCCCTGGTCCTGCAGTATGTTGATGGCTCCTGGTACACTAAGCATTAATAATTTGTTCATGTGGTTTATTACTTGGTAagaacattctctttttcttcctttcatttcctttgaagaGTAAACCTACATGCTGTTCATCCTGAAGTAGTCTATCCAAATATTTGAGAGACTCTCAAATTTTCTGACCTCTGAGACATATTTATCTGACCCTTTATAGGGTTCCAGACAAGTTGGATAATCCAGATTAAGTTACTGAGGTTCACTGGACCTCATGTTCCACATTTGTTTTAGAGTGATTTTGGACCACTTTATTGCTAAGATCTAACAGTGTTCTTAACTTTTAGATTTGATGATTCTAGATAAATAGGATAAATGAGTGTCCCAGAGGCCAATGGACAGGGGTTGATCAACATTATTAACTGTTGCATGGAATGAATAACAGAACGTAGGATTCCTAAACTTTGTAATGTTATGGCTATTATGCACAGCACTTCactccaagaaacaaaaatagtagAGAGATTCTATAGTCTATCTAGTGCCTATTTCATGGTCATTCCCTGCGTATATCATCTAGCTGATGAGTTGGCAACATGGTAGCAAGAAATCTAACAAGTGCTTCAGAATTTTTACTCCTGGGATTTTCCCAAGACTCAGTGCCTCAACCCCTTCTCTTTGGTCTGTACTTGTCCATGGACCTGGTCACCGTGCTTGGGAACCTGCTCATCATCCTGGCCATCAGCTGtgactcccacctccacacccacatgtatttcttcctctccaacttGTCCTTTGCTGACATAAGTTTTATCTCTACCACGGTCCCTAAGATGCTGATGAACATCCAAACACGGAGCAAATCCATCACCTATGCAGGCTGCATCACCCAGATgtatttctttatggtttttgGAGGTATGGACACTTTTCTCCTCACTGTGATGGCCTATGACTAGTTTGTGGCCATCTGCCACCCCTTGCACTACCCAGTCATCATGAACCCACAGCTCTGTGGCCTCCTGGTTCTCATGTCCTGGTTCATCAGCTTGTCATACTCCCTGACCCAGAGTCTGTTGATACTACAGCTTTCCTTCTGCATCAACTGGGTAATTCCACTCTTTTACTGTGAACTTGCGAAGGCCCTCAGACTTGCCTGCCCAGACACATTGGTCAATCATATCCTGCTATATATAGTAACTAGCCTTCTTGGCATCATTCCTTTCTCTGGGATCCTTTTCTCCTATACCCAAATCACCTCTTCAATCCTGAGAATCCCATCAACTAATGGGAAGTACAATGCATTTTCTATCGGTGCATCTCACCTGTCTGTGGTTTCTTTATTCTATGGGACAGGCCTTGGTGTGTATCTCAGTTCTGATGCATCTTCCTGGAGGGGCATGATTGCCTCAGTGATGTACACTGTGGTTACCCCAATGCTGAACCCCATCGTCTACACCCTATCGAACAGGGACATCAGGAGGGCTCTACAATCAGTTTTGGGGAGAACAATCTACGTTCAGTGATATGAATGCTTGTCCTGGGTTTTTGAACTGACAGGAACAGCAGCAGTGGTCTAAAAAAATTCTGCCTCTTGGTGACATTAAGTTTTACTTCTCACCCATCCTTCATAAGTGACTTTGCTCAGAATTGCTTTGTGAGTCCCTTTTCTGATGTATCTTAACCTCTTATGTTGACTGCTCTGTTATCCTCACTCCTActctccacatcccctccttttacttttctattaCTACACCTCAGCTTGGATTTCCAATCCAGTACCAATTTAAGTACCTAATCAGAATAGTTGCATGAGGATTATGAAATAGTGCATTTTATCAATAACTTTGGCTAGTTCCTTTACAGTAAAGGCTGCAGTAGGTGTCTAGAACATAGGagtgaagtggaaaaaaaaaatctttgccctcATTAAGCATAAATCCAGGATCTCAGTTTCTCTGATCACATTATAAGTCCAAACAGACTATATACACTAAaggataaattatttatttggttattagCAAGGTTGAACTGTTCTCCATATGCTTATTGAGTGCATTTCCAAACAACTCTGAGTTTGGGTTCCAGACTCCTTCAGCTTTTCAGCGGGTGCCTGCCTCCCTACTGCCCCCAGGGAGACTGAATTAATGAATGCTCccattcctcttctcctttccttgatATTACCCATTCCTGAGCTTAGTGTTGGGTTTGTAATTCAAAGAATATTATGGGCCATTTCAACTACCATGGAACTggttttaaattttctcaaataaatgttaTTAGTAACAACGTGTTCCACACTGAGTTCCTTGTGAAGCAGACAATTAGAAAACAATTAGCACACAGGATGTTTACCAGGCAGTGCTCCTGGAATCAACAACTGGTCAAGGGCAGATGTGTAGTTAGGAATTTGGATTCCTCTAAAGAGAGAGTGTCCCAGCTCCGAGGGGTAATTTTTAAACACCTGAAATTTCCCAGTGATCTGGAGTGATTGACTATTTATGGAGGGCCTCATAGACCACAACTCATAGCTTATGCTAATGAAATGGCTCAGGATGAGTGTTGGCCATGCCAAAGAGACCAGCCATGTGATGAAAAGGCTGGAGCTTTGGGGAAAGAGATATCAGCCCAGCCTTTGGTAGGAGGCTGGAAATTGAGCTCAGCCATATACACCataattcaaataattatatCTACATAGCAAAGcctcaataaaaattttggaCACTGGAACTCAGATGTACTACCTGATTGGTAACAGTCTTTGAGTATTGTCACTGATATCGACCCAGGAAAAGGTAATGGGTCTGAACTCCAAGGAAAGAAGACAACAAAAGCCTTCATATGTGGGATGTTCTAGACCTTGTATTATGTATATCTCCCTTTGGCTGAAtctaatttgtatctttttgctGTAATAAAACTGCAATCGTAGTATACTGTTTCTTGAGTTCTATGAGTTATTCTAGTTCGTCATCAAATCTGAGGCAATCCTCTCAGTTTGAATCATTCTAGCAAATCATCGAATGTGAAAAAGTTTCCAAATTTGTATTCAACTAGTCTGATGTGAGAGTGGACCTAGAGACTCCTGAACTGGTGACTGCTGTGAGAGGGGAGGGCAATCTTGTTGTCTGGCAAATTCTTTACAACAAGGAAGAACACTGGAAAAAGTCAAGCCAAACTGAAATCCATCGAAGACCTCCAAacacagcagggagccctggaGTTAAGATGATGTCTTAGAGTTGGCTGGAATTAGGGCAAAGGATATAAATGTTTACCCCCCCCAAATCAAACAGTTATCATATGTGGGTTGCCCCAAGAAAGAGGCATGATCTTGCCAAGGCAGATCCCTACAGTGGTTGATTGCAGAGGGCTGAGAAACACCCAACATTTGAAGCAAGATGTCCCTTATTTCTGACAGGagatctttgttgtttttgttgttgtttttgtttaattttatatttcctttcagcataacagtattcatttttttaaatttattttttatttattttcaacataacagtattcattatttttgcaccacacccagtgctccatgcaatccatgccctctataatacccaccacctggtacaccaacctcccaccccccgccccttcaaaaccctcagattgtttttcagagtccatagtctctcatggttcacctccccttccaatttcccccaactcccttttctctatatacccatgtcctccatgctatttgttatgctccacaaataagtgaaaccatataataattgactctctctgcttgatttatttcactcagcataatctctgctgttgttctttttaagattttatttatttatttgacaggcagatattacaagaagacagagaggcagacagagagaggaagggaagcaggcttccatctgagcagagatcccgatgtggggctagaacccaggaccctgggatgatgaccccagctgaaggcagatgctttaacacaatgagtcacccaagtgcccctgttgttgtttttaattgtggaaatattacataaaatttaccaccttaaccattttCAATGTATAGATCAGTAGTAGTAAGTACATTCacaaccatcactaccatccatctctagaacttttctaccttcccaaactgaaactgtcCATTAAACCCTAATGTCCCTTCTCCAACCCCCAGCTGCTGGCtcccaccattctactctctgtctctgtgatttTGACTACTATAGGCCTCTTACATAAGTGgaaatatacagtatttgtccttttgtgtctagTGATATAACTGGGGAGAAATTAGATGGAATAGGAAGGACAATCATCAGGAAAATTAGGATCACCTCTGTTCTGGTAGTAACTCTCCCATCTATTCCTTGGGAATTGTACACCCCAGTTTTCCTAGGGAAGTTCCAGGAAACTTGATAACTGTTTATTCAAACTCAATATTAATAGTGTCTCACTTCAGCTTCAGAAGGAAATTCAATAGTTATCCTATTCACCCAGAAATCTGATCAAGATGGGACTCTGGAAGGcctagtcagttgagcatctgattctttatctcagcttgggtcttgatcttagggttgtgggttcaaaccccatgttggactccatggTGGGTGTGAAgtctactttaaaagaaatatgatcAAGATCATTAAGGCACAAAAATGTATTAGATGTTTTGGACTTTAAGGTAGGATTTAGATCCTCCTAACAAATGGTGGTGAGTGGGGGTGTGGAATCAaagttacgctgaaaagaaataaaaataaataaaactgggggcatcacgttacctgatttcaagctttattacaaagctgtgatcaccaagacagcatggtactggcttaaaaacaaacacatagaccagtggaacatagtagagagcccagatatgcaccctcaactctaagggcaaatcatctttgacaaaacaagaaaaaatatccagtggaaaaaagacagtctcttcaataaatggtgctgggaaaactggacagctatctGTAGAAGAATGatactcgaccattctcttacaccgtacacaaagataaactcaaaatggatgaaagatctcaacatgagacaggaatccatccgaattctagaggagaacaaaggcagtaacctcttcaatatcagccacagcaacttctttcaagataagtctccaaaggccttttatccattttgagtttatctttgtgtacagtgtaagagaatggtcgagcttcattcttctacatacagctgtccagttttcccagcaccatttattgaagagactgtcttgtttccactgtatattttttcctgttttgtcgaagattaattgaccatagagttgatatccaggatctataatgaactcctcaaactcaacacacatgaaacaggcaaacacataaaaaaaaaatgggcagaagatatgaacagacacttctccaatcaagacatacaaatggctatcagacacatgaaaaaatgttcatcatcactagccatcagggaaattcaaattaaaaccacattgagatatcaccttacatcagttagaatggccaggtGGAACATAGTAGAGAGATAGTAATgtaagatatcaccttatatcagttagaattagcaagacaggaaacaacatgtgttggagaggatatggagaaaggggaaccctcttccactgttggtgggaatgcaagttggtgcagcctctctggaggacagtgtggagattcctcaagaaattaaaagtagaacttccctatgaccctgccattgcactcctgggtatttatcccaaagatacagatgtcatgaaaagaagggccatctgtaccccaatgtttatagcagcaatggccacggtcgccaaacagtggaaagaaccaagatgcccttcaacggatgaatggataaggaagatgtggtccatatacactctggagtattatgcctccatcagaaaggacgaatacccaacttctgtagcaacatagttgggactggaagagattatgctgagtgaaataagtcaagcagagagagtcaattatcatatggtttcacttatttgtggagcataacaaatagcatggaggacaaggggagttagagaggagaaggactctgaaaatcaatctgagggttttgaaggggtgtggggtgggaggttgggggaaccaggtggtgggtattagagagggcatggattgcatggagcactgggtgtggtggaaaaacaaggaatattgttatgctgaaaataaaaataaataaataattttttttaaaaagaatgtacatggggagttagagaggagaagggagttggggtaaattggaaggggaggtgaaccatgagagactatggactgactctgaaaaacaatctgagggttttgaaggggcggggggggtgggaggttggggtaccagttggtgagtattatagagggcacagattgcatggagcactgggtgtggtgcaaaaataatgaatactgttatgttgaaaataaataaaaaattaaaaaaagaatgtatataagCTCCTTTATGGCTAAATAAATTGCTGTAGTGCtcataaaagataataataataataataataataataaaggagttaagttttgctaagaaaaaaaaaaggaaaataacatgcaacacttgggtggctcagctgttttctctgcctttggctcaggtcatgatctccaggtcctgggatgaagccctacTTGGGCTCCCACCTCTGCATTTTCCAGTTCTATGAACCCAGAAAGACTAAGACAAATGCTGATATTAGAATATTCTGCTGATTGTCCCCCACAGTGCCCTCTTGATGTCCttgttcctcaggctgtagatgaAGGGGTTCAGCATAGGGGTGACCACAGTGTACATCACCGAGGCCACTGCACCcttctggagggagggggagatagATGAACTGAGGTACACTCCGAGGCCTGttccataaaacaagaaaacaaccaacAGGTGGGAGCTACAGGTAGAAAAGGCTTTGTACTTCCCACCTGTGGATGGGATTCTCAGAATGGAGGAAACAATTCGTGTATAAGAACAAAGGATCCCTGAGAGGGGAACACCACCAAAGATGGCACCAATAAAATACATTAGTATGGTGTGGATGGAGATATCAGAGCAGGCAAGGTGGAAGAGTTGAGGTGCATCACAAAAGAAATGATGAATTTCCACATTTGTGCAGAAGGTAAGTTGGGACACCATCAAAAAATGAATCTGAGATTCCAAAAGGCTGCCAAAAAATGACAGCAGGACCAACAAGCTACAGAAGCATGGGTTCATGATAACTGAATAGTTCAGGGGGTGACAAATGGCCACAAACCGGTCATAGGCCATTACAGCCAGGAGCAGGTTGTCCAAACacccaaacaggaaaaaaaaggacacctgAGTTAGGCAGCCTGCATAGGTGATAGACTTGCTGTGTGTTTGAATGTTCACCAGCATCTTGGGGATTGTCGTGGTGCTGAAACAAATATCAGCCAAGGAcaggttggagaggaagaagtacatgggcgtgtggaggtgggagtcagAGCTGACGGCCAGGATGATGAGCAGGTTCCCAAGCAAGGTGACCAGGTACATGGACAAGAAAAGCCCAAAGAGAATGGGCTCCAGTTCTGGATCATCTGAGAGGCCCAGGAGAAGGAACTCTGAGACAGCTGTTAGATTCTGTGGTTCCAGGCAGGTGGAACACCTCTCAAAAGAGAAGAGAGtgttgaataaacaaaacaagtatAGAGACACCCAGCTAAATGCACCTATTTTGATTCAAGCAATTTGCGCTTCCCAGCGTACATCCCAGTACCTTCAGCAACATTTCTCAATTGTAAATTCTTCTTAGATCTCTTTCCTTACTGGTGTCTGAGTTATTTACCTGTTTCTATATATACCCACTATGAAGACATTGAGCCAAAGAATGTTagagaaacatacaaatatacaaacataGAAATACCTAATTATACTTGGCTTCAGAACTCATATTTGTTGCCAGTAAAAACAGTTTTCTTGCTTTCCCTGCATGATTCCATTCCCCTGCATTTCAGCTGCCCTAAGACAAACACTGTGGTGAATGTGGtagatatattttcctttcaatgtTTCCATAATATTAGTACTGATTTATGCATCCATaaacagttttcttaaaaacttacttaatactataataatatacatattgtTTCCTGAGTTCTCACCACAACAATGTGTTTTAATGTCTGTGGAGTATGTACATCTATTTCAAGCACTTCAAAAGTGGCATAGTATTACCTGAAAGATGAACTTTATTATCTCTTAATTTCTTATtacaatattcctttttttaaaaaaaattatttattaatctgagaCAAACAGAGAAATAGAGTACAAGCAGaaggaggtagaggaagagagagatcctTAAACTggcttcacactgagcacagagcctgatgaggggctccatctaaggactctgcgatcatgacctgagccaaaatcaagagttggacacataactgactgagccatctggatGTCCCTTATTAAAATATTCCTAATAAAATTCTTGTGCCCACCTCTTTATTACATATGAGAATTTCTATAATATATAGACATAAAAGATGATAATACTGTGAAAAATCAATATATGTACAATTTTACTATTAATTATCCTATTGTTTTTCTAATAGAAAGTATAGACAAAATCAACATCATGCTTTTATTATCAAGGTATAGAATCAGAATGGTCCCCAAAGTCTGTGTTCAAATGGTCTTTACATGATAAATACATGGGAAAGTACCTATCTTGGACagggaataatatttttatatcacagATTTCCAAAATAGGCTGCAAAATGCATTACTATTCATAGAAAATCTTATGATCTATAATATTCATGTAGTAAAGGCCCTGGTGAACCAGTTATCCCATTTCCCTAATCACAGGTGAACTCACAGAATCCCAAGAGAAGGAATTCTTGGTCCTGTTTCTGTTTGCTCATCTGGAACTAAAGcacacttgaaaagaaaacaaatattctacACTGGTGGAGTgcacagagccctgggatgggAATCAGACTAAACATGGAGTATATGTCAACACCCCAACTTCTCCGTGCTGTTATCCTCCATCTAGAAATGGGGAGAACATCATCTATATCAAGATACGGGTGGCATCTAAAAGAAGTTTGCACCCAATAAATACTCATTCATGGTTTGTATATCAGAATGGCATTGTTACTGGAATGGTGGGTTTATTGGTGAAACTCAATcctaagaaagtttttttttaattaatttatttattttcagcataacagtattcattattttttcaccacacccagtgctccatgcaatctgtgccctctataatacccaccacctggtaccccgacctcccactcccccaccacttcaaacccctcagattgttttccagagtccatagtctctcaagattcacctccccttccaatttaccccaactcccttctcctctctaactccccatgtcctccatgctatgtgttatgctccacaaataagtgaaaccatatgataattgactctctctgcttttactttattatttatcagGTAGAAGCCTATCATGTCCCAGGAAATTCACTCAAGTATGAAtagaaattggggcacctgggtgactccattggttaaatgtccaactcttgattttggctcaggttgtgatctcaggtatGAGAGATCAAGAATgacccccactgcctctccctctgtaaaaaaaaaaaaagaaagaaagaagaaagtaaaagagagGGTGGAAATGGTTAAATGTGTCTCAGTTAGGTGCAGTAAGTTtgcctccatttctcttttttccctcttttcatcTTTATGGAAATTGCCAGTAATTTTCAACTGAAGAGTCTGTTAAGTGGAAAATGATAGGTCTCAGAAAATCTGTGGCATAGATACAGAGaagcactgttttatttttcacctaGATCTATGGAACATCATTGGAAGCAAGCAAAGCACCCAATGCATGGAACCCACGCTGTCTCTGTCCCGTTTCTGAGAACCTAAGAAGGGTCCATTCaatatttaacagagatcatTGGTGCTCTTGGAGCCTACACTGTGCCAAGCAAAGTGTAAGCTCCGGGAAATCAGAAATGACTGTGATTCAGTTGCTTCCCTCCAAACACTCAATATCTACCTACataaggaccaaaaaaaaaaaaaaaa from Mustela erminea isolate mMusErm1 chromosome 1, mMusErm1.Pri, whole genome shotgun sequence harbors:
- the LOC116571837 gene encoding LOW QUALITY PROTEIN: olfactory receptor 7D4-like (The sequence of the model RefSeq protein was modified relative to this genomic sequence to represent the inferred CDS: substituted 1 base at 1 genomic stop codon) — encoded protein: MVARNLTSASEFLLLGFSQDSVPQPLLFGLYLSMDLVTVLGNLLIILAISCDSHLHTHMYFFLSNLSFADISFISTTVPKMLMNIQTRSKSITYAGCITQMYFFMVFGGMDTFLLTVMAYDXFVAICHPLHYPVIMNPQLCGLLVLMSWFISLSYSLTQSLLILQLSFCINWVIPLFYCELAKALRLACPDTLVNHILLYIVTSLLGIIPFSGILFSYTQITSSILRIPSTNGKYNAFSIGASHLSVVSLFYGTGLGVYLSSDASSWRGMIASVMYTVVTPMLNPIVYTLSNRDIRRALQSVLGRTIYVQ
- the LOC116600984 gene encoding olfactory receptor 18-like, whose translation is MYLVTLLGNLLIILAVSSDSHLHTPMYFFLSNLSLADICFSTTTIPKMLVNIQTHSKSITYAGCLTQVSFFFLFGCLDNLLLAVMAYDRFVAICHPLNYSVIMNPCFCSLLVLLSFFGSLLESQIHFLMVSQLTFCTNVEIHHFFCDAPQLFHLACSDISIHTILMYFIGAIFGGVPLSGILCSYTRIVSSILRIPSTGGKYKAFSTCSSHLLVVFLFYGTGLGVYLSSSISPSLQKGAVASVMYTVVTPMLNPFIYSLRNKDIKRALWTVKELAKVIDKMHYFIILMQLF